The proteins below are encoded in one region of Rhinolophus sinicus isolate RSC01 linkage group LG07, ASM3656204v1, whole genome shotgun sequence:
- the ADGRL1 gene encoding adhesion G protein-coupled receptor L1 isoform X2: protein MARLAAVLWSLCITAVLVTSATQGLSRAGLPFGLMRRELACEGYPIELRCPGSDVIMVENANYGRTDDKICDADPFQMENVQCYLPDAFKIMSQRCNNRTQCVVVAGSDAFPDPCPGTYKYLEVQYDCVPYIEVEQKVFVCPGTLQKVLEPTSTHESEHQSGAWCKDPLQAGDRIYVMPWIPYRTDTLTEYASWEDYVAARHTTTYRLPNRVDGTGFVVYDGAVFYNKERTRNIVKYDLRTRIKSGETVINTANYHDTSPYRWGGKTDIDLAVDENGLWVIYATEGNNGRLVVSQLNPYTLRFEGTWETGYDKRSASNAFMVCGVLYVLRSVYVDDDSEAAGNRVDYAFNTNANREEPVSLAFPNPYQFVSSVDYNPRDNQLYVWNNYFVVRYSLEFGPPDPSAGPATSPPLSTTTTVRPTPLTSTASPAATTPLRRAPLTTHPVGAINQLGPDLPPATAPAPSTRRPPAPNLHVSPELFCEPREVRRVQWPATQQGMLVERPCPKGTRGIASFQCLPALGLWNPRGPDLSNCTSPWVNQVAQKIKSGENAANIASELARHTRGSIYAGDVSSSVKLMEQLLDILDAQLQALRPIERESAGKNYNKMHKRERTCKDYIKAVVETVDNLLRPEALESWKDMNATEQVHTATMLLDVLEEGAFLLADNVREPARFLAAKQNVVLEVTVLNTEGQVQELVFPQEYPSENSIQLSANTIKQNSRNGVVKVVFILYNNLGLFLSTENATVKLAGEASTGGPGGASLVVNSQVIAASINKESSRVFLMDPVIFTVAHLEAKNHFNANCSFWNYSERSMLGYWSTQGCRLVESNKTHTTCACSHLTNFAVLMAHREIYQGRINELLLSVITWVGIVISLVCLAICISTFCFLRGLQTDRNTIHKNLCINLFLAELLFLVGIDKTQYEIACPIFAGLLHYFFLAAFSWLCLEGVHLYLLLVEVFESEYSRTKYYYLGGYCFPALVVGIAAAIDYRSYGTEKACWLRVDNYFIWSFIGPVSFVIVVNLVFLMVTLHKMVRSSSVLKPDSSRLDNIKSWALGAIALLFLLGLTWAFGLLFINKESVVMAYLFTTFNAFQGVFIFVFHCALQKKVHKEYSKCLRHSYCCIRSPPGGAHGSLKTSAMRSNTRYYTGTQSRIRRMWNDTVRKQTESSFMAGDINSTPTLNRGTMGNHLLTNPVLQPRGGTSPYNTLIAESVGFNPSSPPVFNSPGSYREPKHPLGGREACGMDTLPLNGNFNNSYSLRSGDFPPGDGAPEPPRGRNLADAAAFEKMIISELVHNNLRGGSSGAKGPPPPEPPVPPVPGGGSEEEAGGPGGADRAEIELLYKALEEPLLLPRAQSVLYQSDLDESESCTAEDGATSRPLSSPPGRDSLYASGANLRDSPSYPDSSPEGPSEALPPPPPAPPGPPEIYYTSRPPALVARNPLQGYYQVRRPSHEGYLAAPGLEGPGPDGDGQMQLVTSL, encoded by the exons TCTTCGTGTGCCCAGGGACCCTGCAGAAGGTGCTGGAGCCCACTTCAACACACGAGTCAGAGCACCAGTCTGGCGCGTGGTGCAAGGACCCACTACAGGCCGGCGACCGCATCTATGTCATGCCTTGGATCCCCTACCGCACCGACACGCTGACGGAGTACGCCTCGTGGGAGGATTACGTGGCCGCGCGCCACACCACCACCTACCGCCTGCCCAACCGCGTGGACGGCACCGGTTTCGTGGTCTACGATGGCGCTGTCTTCTACAACAAGGAGCGCACGCGCAACATCGTCAAGTACGATCTTCGCACGCGCATCAAGAGTGGGGAGACAGTCATCAACACGGCCAACTACCACGACACCTCTCCCTACCGCTGGGGGGGCAAGACCGACATTGACCTGGCCGTGGACGAGAACGGACTGTGGGTCATCTACGCCACCGAGGGCAACAACGGGCGGCTGGTGGTGAGCCAGCTCAACCCCTATACGCTGCGCTTCGAGGGCACGTGGGAAACCGGCTACGATAAGCGCTCGGCATCCAACGCCTTCATGGTGTGTGGCGTCCTCTACGTGCTGCGCTCCGTCTACGTGGATGACGACAGCGAGGCCGCGGGCAACCGCGTGGACTACGCCTTCAACACCAACGCTAACCGCGAGGAGCCGGTCAGCCTGGCCTTTCCCAACCCCTACCAGTTCGTCTCCTCTGTGGACTACAACCCGCGTGACAACCAGCTCTATGTCTGGAACAACTACTTCGTCGTGCGCTATAGCCTGGAGTTTGGGCCGCCTGACCCCAGTGCCG GCCCAGCCACTTCGCCGCCCCTCAGCACGACTACCACAGTCCGGCCCACGCCCCTCACCAGCACGGCCTCACCCGCAGCTACCACCCCGCTCCGCCGGGCACCTCTCACCACGCACCCAGTGGGTGCCATCAACCAGCTGGGACCTGACCTGCCGCCAGCCACAGCCCCGGCCCCCAGCACCAGGCGGCCCCCAGCCCCCAATCTGCATGTGTCCCCAGAGCTCTTCTGTGAACCTCGAGAGGTACGGCGGGTCCAGTGGCCAGCCACCCAGCAGGGCATGCTGGTGGAGAGGCCCTGCCCCAAGGGGACTCGAG GAATTGCCTCCTTCCAGTGTCTACCAGCTCTGGGGCTCTGGAACCCCCGGGGCCCTGACCTCAGCAACTGCACCTCCCCCTGGGTCAACCAGGTGGCCCAGAAG ATCAAGAGTGGGGAGAATGCAGCCAACATTGCCAGTGAGCTGGCCCGCCACACCCGGGGTTCCATCTATGCGGGGGACGTgtcctcctctgtgaagctgATGGAGCAGCTGCTAGACATCCTGGATGCCCAGCTGCAGGCCCTGCGGCCCATCGAGCGCGAGTCGGCTGGCAAGAACTACAATAAG ATGCACAAGCGGGAGAGAACCTGCAAGGACTACATCAAG GCTGTGGTGGAGACAGTGGACAACCTGCTGCGGCCGGAGGCTCTCGAGTCTTGGAAGGACATGAACGCCACGGAGCAGGTGCACACGGCCACCATGCTCCTGGACGTCCTAGAGGAGGGCGCCTTCCTGCTGGCTGACAATGTCAGGGAGCCAGCCCGCTTCCTGGCTGCCAAGCAAAACGTGG tcctgGAGGTCACGGTCCTGAACACAGAGGGCCAAGTACAGGAGCTGGTGTTCCCCCAGGAGTACCCGAGCGAGAACTCCATCCAGCTGTCAGCCAACACCATCAAGCAGAACAGCCGCAACG GGGTGGTCAAAGTTGTCTTTATTCTCTATAACAACCTGGGCCTCTTCCTGTCCACTGAGAATGCCACGGTGAAGCTGGCAGGTGAAGCGAGCACGGGTGGCCCGGGAGGCGCCTCCCTGGTGGTGAACTCGCAGGTCATCGCAGCCTCCATCAACAAGGAGTCAAGCCGGGTCTTCCTCATGGACCCTGTCATCTTCACCGTGGCCCACCTAGAG GCGAAAAACCACTTTAATGCTAACTGCTCCTTCTGGAACTACTCGGAGCGGTCCATGCTGGGTTACTGGTCGACCCAAGGCTGCCGCCTGGTGGAATCCAACAAGACCCACACGACGTGTGCCTGCAGCCACCTCACCAACTTTGCTGTGCTCATGGCTCACCGCGAGATC TACCAGGGCCGCATCAACGAGCTGCTGCTGTCGGTCATCACCTGGGTGGGCATCGTGATCTCCCTGGTCTGTCTGGCCATCTGCATCTCCACATTCTGCTTCCTGCGGGGGCTGCAGACGGACCGCAACACCATCCACAAGAACCTGTGCATCAACCTCTTCCTGGCCGAGCTGCTTTTCCTGGTCGGCATAGACAAGACCCAGTATGAG ATTGCCTGCCCCATCTTCGCTGGCCTCCTGCACTACTTCTTCCTGGCTGCCTTCTCGTGGCTGTGCCTGGAGGGCGTGCACCTCTACCTGCTGTTGGTGGAGGTGTTTGAGAGCGAGTACTCCCGTACCAAGTACTACTACCTGGGTGGCTACTGCTTCCCAGCCCTGGTGGTGGGCATCGCGGCTGCCATCGACTACCGCAGCTACGGCACCGAGAAGGC CTGCTGGCTCCGAGTAGACAATTACTTCATCTGGAGCTTTATCGGGCCTGTCTCCTTTGTTATCGTG GTGAACCTGGTGTTCCTCATGGTGACCCTGCACAAGATGGTCCGCAGCTCGTCTGTGCTCAAGCCCGACTCCAGTCGCCTCGACAACATTAA atccTGGGCCCTGGGGGCCATCGCGCTGCTCTTCCTCCTGGGCCTCACCTGGGCTTTTGGCCTCCTGTTCATCAACAAGGAGTCAGTGGTCATGGCCTATCTCTTCACCACCTTCAACGCCTTCCAGGGGGTCTTCATCTTCGTCTTTCACTGCGCCTTACAGAAGAAG GTGCACAAGGAGTACAGCAAGTGCCTGCGACACTCCTACTGCTGCATCCGCTCCCCGCCTGGGGGCGCTCACGGCTCACTCAAGACCTCAGCCATGCGGAGCAACACCCGCTACTACACGGGGACGCAG AGCCGAATCCGGAGGATGTGGAATGACACCGTGAGGAAACAGACAGAATCCTCCTTCATGGCGGGTGACATCAACAGTACCCCCACCCTGAACCGAG GTACCATGGGGAACCACCTGCtgaccaaccctgtgctgcagcCCCGTGGGGGCACCAGCCCCTATAATACCCTCATTGCCGAGTCAGTGGGCTTCAATCCCTCCTCGCCCCCCGTCTTCAACTCCCCAG GGAGCTACCGAGAACCCA AGCACCCCTTGGGAGGCCGGGAAGCCTGCGGCATGGACACGCTGCCCCTCAACGGCAACTTCAACAACAGTTACTCCTTGCGAAGTGGGGATTTCCCTCCAGGGGACGGGGCCCCCGAGCCACCCCGAGGCCGGAACCTGGCAGATGCTGCCGCCTTCGAAAAGATGATCATCTCAGAGCTGGTGCACAACAACCTGCGGGGTGGCAGCAGCGGCGCCAAAGGCCCACCACCGCCTGAGCCCCCTGTGCCACCTGTGCCAGGGGGTGGCAGCGAGGAAGAGGCAGGCGGGCCCGGGGGTGCTGACCGGGCGGAGATCGAACTTCTCTACAAGGCCCTGGAGGAGCCGCTGCTGCTGCCCCGGGCCCAGTCGGTGCTGTACCAGAGCGATCTGGATGAGTCGGAGAGCTGCACGGCGGAGGACGGGGCCACCAGCcggcccctctcctcccctccggGCCGGGACTCCCTCTACGCCAGCGGGGCCAACCTGCGGGACTCGCCCTCCTACCCGGACAGCAGCCCCGAGGGGCCCAGCgaagccctgcccccacccccacccgcgcCCCCTGGCCCCCCTGAAATCTACTACACCTCGCGCCCACCGGCCCTGGTGGCCCGGAACCCCCTACAGGGCTACTACCAGGTGCGGCGGCCCAGCCATGAAGGCTACCTGGCGGCCCCAGGCCTCGAGGGGCCAGGGCCTGATGGGGATGGGCAGATGCAGCTGGTCACCAGTCTCTAA